The following are encoded together in the Arcticibacterium luteifluviistationis genome:
- a CDS encoding Rne/Rng family ribonuclease, whose amino-acid sequence MSNELYISSTQKGERIALLQDKRLIEYHFDNAESHFAVGDIYLGTVKKVVSGLNAAFIDIGYEKDAFLHYHDLSPNIKSLNAYTKGILNKKPFSTKLKGFRMQPQIDKLGKITDVLTKGQPILVQVVKEPISSKGPRLSCDISIAGRYVVLVPFANAVNISKKITSKQERQRLHKLLYSVKPENFGVIVRTVAENKDIQDLQRDLEECVEKWEAGIRALKSAKSRDRIVTEMDRAASLLRDMLNDDFDNIVVDDKDNFDKISSFLQSIAPEKAKILKYHNNTKSKLYEHYGIEKQLKSCFGKSVSLPSGGYLIIEHTEALHVIDVNSGNKSTKEDDQEATAINVNKEAAKEIARQLRLRDMGGIVVVDFIDMKKAQNRREINEVLKAEMKGDRSKYTILPITKFGLAQITRQRVRPEMNIITKEKCPTCSGTGNIQASIAVTDTIENNLEHLMEKQNESGVSMILHPFIYAYYKEGLVSRQMKWFFKYKKWIKLTKDTSLGVTDFHFLNSHGEEIELA is encoded by the coding sequence TTGAGCAACGAATTATATATAAGTTCCACGCAGAAAGGCGAGCGGATAGCTCTTTTGCAGGACAAGCGTCTTATTGAATACCATTTCGACAACGCAGAGAGTCACTTTGCCGTTGGAGATATATATTTAGGGACAGTAAAAAAAGTAGTTTCGGGCTTAAATGCCGCTTTTATTGATATTGGTTATGAGAAAGACGCCTTTCTTCATTACCATGACCTCAGCCCGAATATTAAGTCGTTAAACGCCTACACCAAAGGTATTTTGAACAAGAAGCCATTCAGTACAAAACTGAAAGGTTTTAGAATGCAGCCTCAAATTGATAAACTTGGTAAAATAACAGATGTACTAACAAAAGGGCAACCTATTTTAGTGCAAGTAGTTAAAGAACCAATTTCTTCAAAAGGGCCAAGGCTTTCTTGTGATATATCGATTGCTGGTCGCTATGTGGTTTTAGTACCATTTGCGAATGCTGTTAATATTTCAAAGAAAATTACCAGTAAGCAAGAGCGTCAAAGGCTTCACAAATTACTATACTCTGTCAAACCAGAAAATTTTGGTGTGATTGTTCGTACTGTAGCCGAGAATAAAGATATTCAGGATTTACAGCGTGATTTAGAGGAGTGTGTAGAAAAATGGGAAGCTGGGATTAGAGCATTGAAAAGTGCGAAATCGCGTGATAGAATAGTTACCGAAATGGATCGTGCAGCTTCTCTTTTGAGAGATATGCTGAATGATGATTTTGATAACATCGTGGTGGATGACAAAGACAACTTTGACAAAATCAGTTCATTTCTTCAAAGCATTGCTCCTGAAAAAGCGAAGATTCTTAAGTATCACAATAACACTAAATCAAAGCTGTACGAACACTATGGCATTGAGAAACAGCTAAAATCTTGCTTCGGGAAGTCGGTTAGTTTACCTAGTGGTGGTTATTTAATTATTGAGCATACAGAAGCTTTACATGTTATTGATGTTAATAGTGGAAATAAGTCAACCAAAGAGGATGACCAAGAAGCTACAGCAATCAATGTTAACAAAGAAGCCGCCAAAGAGATAGCCAGACAGTTACGCCTGAGAGATATGGGTGGAATTGTGGTAGTTGATTTCATTGACATGAAAAAGGCTCAAAACAGACGTGAAATAAACGAAGTTTTGAAGGCGGAGATGAAAGGAGATAGATCAAAGTATACTATTCTTCCTATAACTAAATTTGGCCTTGCTCAGATTACACGTCAGAGAGTTAGACCGGAAATGAATATTATTACCAAAGAGAAGTGCCCTACTTGTAGTGGAACTGGTAATATTCAGGCTAGTATTGCTGTCACAGATACTATTGAAAACAATTTGGAGCATTTGATGGAAAAGCAAAATGAGTCTGGCGTGAGCATGATTCTGCATCCATTTATATATGCTTATTACAAAGAGGGTTTGGTATCAAGACAGATGAAATGGTTTTTTAAATATAAGAAATGGATAAAACTTACTAAAGATACCTCTTTAGGAGTAACAGATTTCCACTTTCTGAATTCACACGGAGAAGAAATAGAGCTAGCTTAA
- a CDS encoding DM13 domain-containing protein, with protein sequence MKSKILLSATLLSFIFLSCNKTEINPPEIITEEEIAMGNDAIKVLYTGDFVDDAHPTSGMVQVYEENGVKKLRFINFKTDSGPDLRVYLAENTKAQNFVEISNTVDNGNLEYTLPAEIDLSKQNSVLIWCKLFKVNFGTAVLSITQ encoded by the coding sequence ATGAAATCGAAAATACTTTTATCAGCTACACTTCTCTCTTTTATATTCCTTTCTTGTAATAAAACAGAGATAAATCCACCTGAAATTATCACAGAAGAAGAAATTGCGATGGGTAACGATGCCATAAAGGTATTATATACTGGTGATTTTGTAGATGACGCCCACCCTACTTCTGGAATGGTTCAGGTATATGAAGAAAACGGAGTAAAGAAACTTCGTTTCATAAATTTTAAAACAGATTCAGGTCCAGACCTAAGGGTATATTTAGCAGAAAATACTAAAGCACAGAATTTTGTAGAAATCAGCAATACCGTTGATAATGGAAATTTAGAATATACTTTACCCGCAGAGATTGACCTTTCTAAACAGAATTCAGTTTTAATCTGGTGTAAGTTATTCAAGGTTAATTTTGGTACAGCAGTACTTTCTATTACACAGTAA
- a CDS encoding M15 family metallopeptidase, whose translation MNQVISLKEILSLSILLVVMISCGSEVEKPISSPPKERLSVLPLAKDLEIGEMEKSLLAQGLVDIQKNAPLILVDLKYSTTDNFFGKDVYGTLEKAFLPEAVAKKLRLASDSLISKRPSLRLMVFDAVRPHKVQQILWDALDSLPVNVRKAYVADPAVGSLHNYGCAIDLSIYDVSKDSLLDMGTKYDYFGYLAYPRKEIEMLAQGLLNQEQIDNREVLRSIMIQAGFMPISSEWWHFNSTTLVRAKQDFSLIN comes from the coding sequence ATGAATCAAGTGATTTCTTTGAAAGAAATATTATCTCTATCAATCCTTTTAGTTGTTATGATTTCTTGTGGTTCGGAAGTTGAAAAACCAATATCGAGCCCGCCTAAAGAAAGGCTATCTGTTTTGCCTTTGGCAAAAGATTTGGAAATTGGAGAAATGGAGAAAAGTTTGCTGGCACAAGGTCTTGTTGATATTCAGAAGAACGCTCCTCTAATTTTAGTTGATTTAAAGTATTCTACTACAGATAATTTTTTCGGAAAAGATGTTTACGGAACTCTTGAAAAAGCTTTTCTTCCTGAAGCTGTTGCGAAAAAGCTTCGTCTAGCCAGCGACAGTTTAATAAGTAAGAGACCAAGCTTGAGGTTAATGGTTTTTGATGCGGTTAGGCCGCATAAGGTTCAACAAATACTTTGGGATGCTCTTGATAGTCTTCCGGTGAACGTTAGGAAAGCCTATGTAGCTGACCCCGCGGTCGGTTCTTTGCATAATTACGGCTGTGCAATTGATTTGAGTATTTATGATGTTTCCAAAGATTCCCTGCTAGATATGGGCACTAAATATGATTATTTTGGCTACTTGGCTTATCCGAGAAAGGAAATTGAAATGCTGGCTCAAGGCTTATTAAATCAAGAGCAAATAGATAATAGGGAAGTTTTAAGAAGCATAATGATACAAGCCGGCTTTATGCCTATAAGTAGCGAATGGTGGCATTTTAACAGTACTACCCTAGTTAGAGCCAAGCAAGATTTTAGTTTGATAAACTAA
- a CDS encoding nucleoside recognition domain-containing protein: MVLNYVWSGFFIIAMIVALFKYFFLNDQLIFETLVSGIFDSAKTGFEISLALTGIMTLFLGILKIGEEAGAIRFMSRIVGPFFNKLFPEVPKGHPAHGQMIMNFSANMLNLDNAATPFGLKAMESLQELNPKKDTASNSQIMFLVLQTSGLTLIPINIMTYRASMGASDPSDVFIPLLISTYFATVISLIVLMVKQKIKIWDKTIIGWIGGISALILLLLWYLSKLSQGEIEGFSKVYSNLILFSVIVVFIVGGLRKKIDIFDTFIQGAKEGFHVAVKIIPYLVGMLVAISVLRNSGVLNAVTDALAFVIGSLGIDTRFVEALPVAIMRPLSGSGARGLMLEAMAPENGGPDSFIGRLVCIFQGTTDTTFYIVALYFGSVGVTKVRYAIQYGLLADFIGIVAAILIGYMFFA; the protein is encoded by the coding sequence ATGGTTTTAAATTACGTCTGGTCCGGTTTCTTTATTATTGCCATGATAGTGGCATTATTTAAATACTTCTTTTTAAACGACCAACTAATTTTCGAAACCCTAGTTTCGGGAATATTCGATTCGGCAAAAACTGGATTTGAAATATCATTAGCTCTAACAGGTATAATGACCTTATTCTTAGGTATTCTTAAAATTGGCGAAGAGGCAGGAGCTATCCGATTTATGTCGAGAATTGTTGGACCATTTTTTAACAAACTTTTCCCTGAAGTCCCAAAAGGTCATCCCGCTCATGGTCAAATGATTATGAACTTTTCAGCCAACATGCTGAATCTTGACAATGCTGCTACACCATTTGGCCTAAAAGCCATGGAAAGCTTACAAGAACTCAATCCTAAAAAGGACACAGCATCTAACTCACAAATCATGTTTTTGGTGCTTCAAACTTCAGGTTTGACGCTCATTCCAATAAATATCATGACTTATAGGGCTTCCATGGGAGCCTCCGACCCTTCTGATGTATTTATACCTCTTCTCATAAGTACATATTTCGCTACAGTTATAAGTCTTATCGTTTTAATGGTCAAACAAAAAATAAAAATTTGGGACAAAACCATAATAGGCTGGATTGGAGGTATATCTGCTCTTATATTGTTATTGCTTTGGTATTTATCAAAACTTAGCCAAGGAGAAATAGAAGGCTTCTCAAAGGTTTATAGTAATCTTATATTGTTCTCCGTCATCGTTGTTTTTATTGTTGGGGGGCTAAGAAAGAAAATAGACATATTTGACACTTTCATACAGGGTGCTAAAGAAGGCTTCCATGTAGCCGTCAAAATCATTCCTTACCTAGTGGGAATGCTCGTAGCTATAAGTGTTTTAAGGAATTCTGGAGTTCTAAACGCTGTAACGGATGCCCTAGCTTTTGTCATAGGCAGCCTTGGAATTGATACCCGATTTGTAGAAGCACTCCCCGTAGCTATAATGAGACCTTTATCAGGAAGTGGAGCTAGAGGTTTAATGCTAGAAGCTATGGCACCTGAAAATGGCGGCCCAGACTCCTTTATAGGAAGACTGGTTTGTATTTTTCAAGGAACCACCGACACTACCTTTTATATAGTTGCTCTATATTTTGGTTCTGTTGGCGTAACTAAGGTAAGGTACGCCATCCAATATGGCTTACTTGCCGATTTCATAGGCATTGTGGCGGCCATTTTAATTGGTTACATGTTTTTTGCTTAG
- a CDS encoding hydroxypyruvate isomerase family protein — translation MNRNSTSRRKALGALTGIAGLSLTSSLSSRLSAADKVMPQNLKGSVNHSVCRWCYRDVELDDLAKAAVEIGLSSIELLKIEEFKKVQKYDLSCAMVSPSGSNYSIGNGWNKKENHAGMTELYMREIDEAAKVGLKNIIVFSGNRETNLSDEEGLENCAEGLKKVMAYAEKKRVTLVMELLNSKVNHPDYMCDHTSWGVDLCQKLDSDNFKLLYDIYHMQIMEGDVIRTIKDNHKYIAHYHTGGVPGRNEIDETQELNYPAIIKAILDTGYKGFVGQEFIPKRDNKLASLKQGVTICDI, via the coding sequence ATGAACAGAAATAGTACTTCTAGAAGAAAAGCTTTGGGTGCATTGACAGGAATAGCAGGTTTAAGTTTAACGTCTAGTTTATCCTCAAGATTGTCGGCAGCTGATAAAGTCATGCCTCAAAACCTCAAAGGTTCCGTAAATCATTCGGTCTGTAGGTGGTGTTATAGAGATGTCGAATTGGATGATTTGGCTAAAGCGGCAGTTGAGATTGGCTTGAGCTCTATTGAACTACTAAAAATAGAAGAATTTAAAAAAGTACAAAAATATGATTTGTCTTGTGCCATGGTTTCGCCGTCAGGTAGTAATTATAGTATAGGGAATGGTTGGAACAAAAAAGAGAACCATGCTGGAATGACCGAGCTTTATATGCGTGAGATTGATGAAGCGGCTAAGGTAGGTTTAAAGAATATTATAGTTTTTTCTGGTAATAGAGAGACCAACCTTTCAGACGAAGAAGGACTTGAAAATTGTGCCGAAGGCTTAAAGAAGGTAATGGCTTATGCAGAAAAAAAGAGAGTAACTCTAGTGATGGAATTGTTGAATTCAAAAGTAAACCATCCAGACTACATGTGTGATCATACGAGTTGGGGTGTCGACTTATGTCAAAAACTAGATTCTGATAACTTTAAACTCCTCTATGATATCTATCATATGCAAATTATGGAAGGAGATGTTATTAGAACCATAAAAGATAACCACAAATATATTGCTCATTATCACACAGGAGGGGTTCCAGGAAGAAATGAGATTGACGAGACACAGGAATTAAATTATCCAGCAATAATCAAGGCTATTTTAGATACGGGCTATAAGGGTTTTGTGGGGCAAGAGTTTATTCCGAAAAGAGATAATAAGTTAGCTTCTTTGAAGCAGGGTGTAACTATTTGTGATATTTAG
- a CDS encoding glycoside hydrolase family 16 protein, with amino-acid sequence MKKVPLLLLPIIAFTFTLCSTSSTPEPKRLVDLSETPELPTYGFKDDVSWSDEFDNDGKPDTNIWGYDLGGHGWGNNESQVYTDNLENAHVENGNLVIEAKYANSAYSSARLVTKNKKDFLYGRIEIKALLPVGRGTWPAIWTLATNSNYGENYWPDNGELDIMEHVGYDQNRVHANIHTKAFNHSIGTNKGNNKIVAKASEEYHTYRLDWYPNTIQFYIDNLLLFEFKKEAGYTWQEWPFDKPQHLLLNIAVGGDWGGQEGIDKEVFPQKMLIDYVRYYDLIEIK; translated from the coding sequence ATGAAAAAAGTACCCCTTCTTTTACTACCAATAATTGCCTTTACATTTACACTTTGCTCTACATCATCAACACCAGAACCCAAAAGGTTGGTTGACCTATCTGAAACGCCAGAGCTTCCAACATACGGATTTAAAGACGATGTTAGCTGGTCTGATGAGTTTGACAATGATGGTAAACCCGACACTAATATTTGGGGTTATGACTTAGGAGGACATGGCTGGGGAAATAACGAATCTCAGGTTTACACCGATAACTTGGAGAACGCTCATGTAGAAAACGGAAACTTAGTTATTGAGGCTAAGTATGCCAACTCGGCTTACTCATCTGCAAGACTAGTAACAAAGAATAAAAAAGATTTTTTGTACGGTCGCATAGAAATTAAAGCACTGCTGCCTGTGGGAAGAGGAACTTGGCCAGCTATATGGACCCTTGCCACGAACTCAAACTATGGAGAAAACTATTGGCCTGATAATGGAGAATTAGATATAATGGAACACGTAGGATATGACCAAAACAGGGTTCATGCCAACATACACACCAAAGCATTTAATCATTCAATTGGCACGAATAAAGGAAATAACAAAATTGTAGCTAAAGCCTCTGAAGAATACCACACTTATAGATTAGACTGGTACCCGAACACTATCCAATTCTACATTGATAACCTATTACTATTTGAGTTCAAAAAAGAAGCTGGCTACACTTGGCAAGAATGGCCTTTTGACAAACCACAACACCTACTTCTTAACATTGCTGTAGGCGGCGACTGGGGAGGTCAAGAAGGGATTGACAAGGAAGTTTTCCCGCAAAAGATGCTTATTGACTACGTTAGATATTACGACCTAATAGAAATAAAATAG
- a CDS encoding sialate O-acetylesterase, translating to MAFKRILGTLFIFLGLFQTGFSQLSIGFPSERAVFQRDNFNKGSISVYGIGPVNADAIEGRLVPVTSGQGVSTDWQVIDSNLLNGAYSGEVQGVGGWYKLEVRAIVNGNISSSSTVYKVGIGEVFMVAGQSNAQGFLAFNPPVGAFDDRVNGYGYYDKNSITENPTLTDIRHLDRELNIGPHGQSAWAWGQLGDLLAAKLNVPILFFNVAYEGTTIENWVSSSEGLPTFNEGLGTEIEGGAPYSFMRVILQNHVSVYGLRSIIWMQGENDFNTKQIDYKNRLNALVKKVTTDTGKNINWMVSRTSYIFDRTYGQIIAAQNEVVADNSNVFSGPFTDIIQNPRTDGVHLSYDGISELAHAFDRDLSYSVIQSMSPSLGTEIEELKYACTSDNNINVSAVKSGFVEYKWANGSTANFMSIVSGDASGLLRDAIGNYHLTEKITVNGLMPPAPSVVAENDGVACIGDDARFFINTTANQVEWSDGTTGYEFLTKTTDPVYAIQTDQYGCKSARSSTLRASFTPTPEPPAVTSLFNSYGACDGESIVLKATSDNRIFRWSTGEWGDQLVINGVGEREYKVLTITENGCESDFSEPITVSIFERPTPPSLFKSGPYSVGVSDLENYDGFEWYFEGQLLAGQEEPEVLANKNGFYSVKGYEKHPEPYTSTCTSNNSGLFSYERSPEHNGLIVYPNPVVDGEFSLTSDVPLDAIVSLKDAKGRILISPFAITKLSYPQKIKLSGEVPSGIYYLTLDYEGLKKRFKLFFE from the coding sequence ATGGCATTTAAAAGAATTTTAGGGACACTATTTATTTTTCTTGGACTTTTTCAAACTGGGTTTTCTCAATTAAGTATTGGGTTTCCATCGGAGCGGGCTGTATTTCAAAGAGATAACTTTAATAAAGGTTCTATCTCTGTTTACGGAATTGGTCCAGTAAACGCTGATGCCATCGAAGGAAGGCTGGTTCCGGTTACTTCAGGCCAAGGTGTTAGTACAGACTGGCAGGTGATTGATAGTAATCTTCTTAATGGTGCTTATTCTGGTGAAGTGCAAGGTGTAGGTGGTTGGTACAAGTTAGAGGTTAGGGCTATTGTAAATGGTAATATCTCATCATCATCAACGGTTTATAAAGTTGGAATTGGTGAAGTATTCATGGTAGCAGGTCAATCAAATGCTCAGGGATTCTTGGCTTTCAATCCACCTGTGGGAGCTTTTGATGATAGAGTAAATGGCTACGGGTATTATGATAAGAATTCAATTACTGAAAATCCTACTTTAACAGATATACGCCACTTAGATAGAGAATTGAATATTGGTCCTCATGGTCAAAGTGCGTGGGCTTGGGGGCAATTGGGCGATTTGTTAGCCGCTAAGCTTAATGTGCCCATTCTTTTCTTTAACGTAGCCTATGAGGGAACTACCATTGAAAACTGGGTTAGTAGTTCTGAAGGGTTGCCGACATTTAATGAAGGCTTAGGAACGGAAATAGAAGGTGGAGCACCTTATTCTTTTATGAGGGTTATCTTACAGAATCATGTTTCTGTTTACGGTCTTAGATCCATTATTTGGATGCAAGGCGAGAATGACTTTAATACAAAACAAATTGATTATAAAAATCGCTTAAATGCGTTGGTGAAAAAGGTAACTACGGATACCGGAAAGAATATCAATTGGATGGTTAGTAGAACATCCTATATTTTTGATAGAACCTATGGTCAAATTATTGCCGCTCAAAATGAAGTGGTGGCAGACAATAGTAATGTTTTCTCAGGCCCCTTTACAGATATAATTCAAAATCCAAGAACAGATGGTGTGCATTTGTCTTATGACGGAATATCAGAGTTGGCCCATGCTTTTGATAGAGATCTTAGTTATAGTGTAATTCAGTCAATGTCTCCTAGTTTGGGAACCGAAATTGAAGAGCTGAAGTATGCATGTACTTCTGACAATAACATAAATGTCTCAGCCGTGAAAAGTGGTTTTGTAGAATATAAATGGGCTAATGGTTCCACCGCAAATTTCATGTCTATAGTAAGTGGTGATGCTTCTGGTCTTTTAAGAGATGCGATCGGGAATTATCATTTGACAGAAAAGATAACTGTGAATGGCTTAATGCCTCCCGCTCCAAGTGTTGTGGCTGAAAATGATGGTGTAGCTTGTATAGGTGATGATGCTAGGTTTTTTATAAATACTACCGCTAATCAAGTAGAATGGTCAGATGGTACTACGGGTTATGAGTTTTTAACTAAAACTACCGATCCTGTTTATGCTATTCAAACTGATCAATATGGATGTAAGTCTGCTAGATCTTCTACTTTAAGGGCATCTTTTACGCCTACACCGGAACCTCCAGCGGTAACAAGTCTTTTCAATAGTTATGGTGCATGTGATGGTGAATCAATTGTACTTAAGGCTACTTCAGATAATAGGATATTTAGATGGAGTACAGGTGAATGGGGTGACCAACTTGTTATTAATGGAGTAGGAGAGAGGGAGTATAAAGTTTTAACTATTACTGAAAATGGGTGTGAATCGGATTTCTCAGAACCTATAACCGTAAGCATATTTGAAAGACCTACGCCACCTTCATTGTTTAAGTCAGGTCCTTACTCCGTAGGTGTGTCTGACCTTGAAAATTACGATGGATTTGAATGGTACTTTGAAGGTCAATTATTGGCAGGACAAGAAGAACCAGAAGTGTTAGCAAACAAAAATGGCTTTTATTCTGTTAAAGGTTATGAAAAGCACCCCGAACCATATACCTCTACTTGTACCTCAAATAATTCTGGATTGTTCTCATATGAAAGAAGTCCTGAACATAATGGATTGATCGTCTATCCCAATCCGGTAGTTGATGGCGAATTTTCCTTAACATCAGATGTTCCTTTGGATGCTATAGTGTCTTTAAAAGATGCCAAAGGTAGGATTTTGATTAGTCCGTTTGCCATTACTAAATTGAGCTATCCGCAAAAAATTAAGCTCTCTGGAGAAGTGCCTTCAGGTATTTATTACCTTACGCTAGACTACGAAGGGTTGAAAAAAAGATTTAAGTTGTTTTTTGAATAG
- the pheS gene encoding phenylalanine--tRNA ligase subunit alpha, with protein MLESINRILQEAEEWKLKNSDDLEKYRLKFLSKKGALNELFEEFKTVSKEKKREFGQELNKLKNSLDSKYQELQSEVVEEKGEANKFDLFLPAVGNDLGALHPLTLVKRRITEIFARMGFSSEDGPEIETDRYNFTALNFPENHPAREMQDTFFVSKGKQQSDDVLLRTHTSNVQVRLMENNKPPIRSIMIGRVYRNEAISARAHCQFHQAEGLYIDKNVSFLDLKNTLLHFAKEMFGKDTKIRLRPSYFPFTEPSAEIDISCFICKGEGCNICKKTGWVEIGGSGMVDPNVLESANIDPEEYTGFAFGMGIERIAMLKYDINDIRLFFDNDVRFLNQFQGA; from the coding sequence GTGTTAGAGTCAATAAATAGGATACTTCAAGAGGCAGAGGAATGGAAACTTAAAAATTCTGATGATCTAGAAAAATATCGTTTAAAGTTCTTAAGTAAAAAAGGAGCTTTGAATGAGCTTTTTGAAGAGTTTAAAACGGTTTCTAAAGAGAAGAAAAGAGAGTTTGGTCAAGAGCTTAATAAGTTAAAGAATAGCTTAGATAGTAAGTATCAAGAACTACAGTCGGAGGTAGTTGAAGAAAAAGGTGAAGCGAATAAGTTTGACTTGTTTCTACCTGCGGTAGGGAATGATTTAGGAGCACTCCATCCATTAACTTTGGTGAAAAGACGTATTACGGAGATTTTTGCTAGAATGGGATTTAGTAGTGAGGATGGTCCTGAGATCGAAACCGATAGATATAATTTTACCGCACTTAATTTTCCTGAGAATCATCCGGCAAGAGAAATGCAGGATACTTTTTTTGTTTCAAAAGGTAAGCAACAGAGTGATGACGTTTTATTAAGAACGCATACTTCAAATGTGCAGGTAAGGTTGATGGAGAATAATAAACCTCCAATCAGATCTATCATGATAGGAAGAGTTTATCGGAATGAAGCGATTTCTGCAAGAGCTCATTGTCAATTTCATCAAGCGGAAGGTTTATATATTGACAAAAATGTAAGTTTTCTTGACCTTAAAAATACTTTGCTTCATTTTGCAAAAGAAATGTTTGGAAAGGATACCAAGATTAGGCTAAGACCTAGTTATTTCCCTTTTACAGAGCCAAGTGCCGAAATAGATATTTCTTGTTTTATTTGTAAAGGAGAAGGATGTAATATTTGCAAAAAGACGGGTTGGGTTGAGATTGGTGGTTCAGGAATGGTAGATCCCAATGTGTTAGAGAGTGCAAATATTGACCCGGAAGAATACACCGGATTTGCCTTTGGAATGGGGATAGAAAGAATTGCGATGTTGAAATATGACATTAATGATATAAGACTGTTTTTTGATAATGATGTAAGGTTTTTAAATCAATTTCAAGGAGCTTAA
- a CDS encoding RNA methyltransferase: protein MPSTEIKKTSMEELGRISPKEFKKSNKAPICLVLDNIRSLQNVGSIFRTADAFRITKIYLCGITGQPPNREIEKTALGATESVEHNYFETTLAAVKALKDENYKIISIEQANTSTSLENFKIDSESKYAFVFGNEVFGVEDEIVRISDEIVEIPQFGTKHSLNVSISAGIVIWDYYSKNNLNLFFNPS, encoded by the coding sequence ATGCCATCTACCGAAATAAAAAAAACAAGCATGGAGGAGTTGGGCCGAATTAGCCCAAAAGAATTCAAAAAAAGCAATAAAGCTCCTATTTGTTTAGTCCTTGATAATATCCGAAGCCTTCAAAATGTCGGCTCAATTTTCCGAACGGCAGATGCATTCAGAATTACCAAAATTTATCTTTGTGGAATTACTGGTCAGCCTCCAAACAGAGAAATAGAGAAAACAGCACTTGGAGCTACGGAGTCAGTAGAACATAACTACTTTGAAACCACCCTAGCGGCCGTCAAAGCATTAAAGGATGAGAATTATAAAATCATTTCTATAGAACAAGCAAATACGAGTACTTCGCTAGAAAATTTCAAAATCGATTCGGAAAGCAAGTATGCTTTTGTTTTTGGAAATGAAGTATTTGGCGTAGAAGATGAAATTGTTCGAATATCTGATGAAATAGTAGAAATCCCACAATTTGGCACGAAACACTCTTTAAATGTAAGTATATCGGCTGGTATTGTTATTTGGGACTACTATTCAAAAAACAACTTAAATCTTTTTTTCAACCCTTCGTAG